Proteins encoded by one window of Lepeophtheirus salmonis chromosome 10, UVic_Lsal_1.4, whole genome shotgun sequence:
- the LOC121125274 gene encoding uncharacterized protein, translating to MLCLFGKIFIMDLRGFLTLKTKTPSPSKVNKSKSPGLSSLHKIKKLNKIKASEVKNKERKDTRSENLSKIRGIVPKKSSSTSSSQSKNTSRIKSEKVVESRKGFLERFAKYREWKAEKKAAKEKKPVFKVGKFHHKPYPTDLDDSLASTGNSTLLRSGSLIERIKGGSETRMRRMVSCSNISKTKDSAYKSNKKKYV from the exons ATGTTAtgtttatttggaaaaattttcatAATGGATCTAAGAGGCTTCTTAACCTTAAAGACTAAAACTCCTTCACCGTCTAAggttaataaatcaaaatctccTGGACTTTCATCCTTgcataaaatcaaaaagttgaataaaattaaagccTCTGAAGTCAAAAATAAGGAGCGAAAGGACACAAGAAGTGAGAATTTGAGTAAAATCCGTGGCATTGTTCCTAAGAAGTCATCATCAACATCCTCTTCCCAAAGCAAAAACACG AGTAGAATAAAATCTGAAAAAGTGGTTGAGTCCCGCAAAGGTTTTTTGGAACGATTCGCCAAATATAGAGAGTGGAAGGCAGAGAAAAAGGCAGCCAAAGAGAAAAAACCAGTCTTCAAAGTAGGAAAGTTTCATCATAAACCATATCCCACGGATTTGGATGATTCCCTAGCATCGACGGGTAATAGTACCCTTCTAAGGTCTGGGTCATTGATTGAGAGGATAAAAGGAGGATCTGAAACTCGAATGAGGCGTATGGTCTCTTGTTCTAATATATCGAAGACTAAGGATTCGGCCTACAAGTCTAATAAGAAGAAATAtgtttaa